A window of Helicobacter pylori genomic DNA:
TTTTCGCTCGCTTCTTGTTTTTTGCTTTCACAAGCGCAAGCCTTTTCGCAAGACTCTGGCTCTTTTTGGCTTAAATCATGTTCGTGTTCATCTTTCATCGTTCCTCCTTAATGGTTTGAAAAAACCCTTCATAATCGCATTCCAACTTTCCCACACAAAGCAGTTGCGCTTGCATGTCTTGAAATTTTATAGGGCGTGTTACTAACATGCGATTAGGCTCTATAAAATGCAACCCTTTTTTCAAACGCTCCAAAATCTTACCCCCTAAAATGTCAAAAAATAAAGGGCTGTTTAAAAGCGTTTTTAACCCCATGAGATTAAAGCGTGCAATTTGCGCATTGGAATACTCCAAACGCTCTAATTGTCTGGCCAAACTCAACGCATTGACAGAAGCGGCAATCAAGCGCACTTCTTTAACGCTTTTACCCACAAGCTCTAATAAAAACTTCTCCATTTTAACGCTGTAATCAATCGCACAAGAAAACGCTAAAAAATCCAAAATCAAGAAGCGTTTTTCGCACTCAATGACTCTTTCTAAACGCTCCAAACTGGGTTTTT
This region includes:
- a CDS encoding HrcA family transcriptional regulator, whose translation is MLRRIEVGSDLNKKESLLDAFVKAYLQTLEPISSKRLKELADLKVSCATIRNYFQILSKEGMLHQAHSSGARLPTFKAFENYWRKSLSFEVLSVNEKRLKSASENFGLFVLLKKPSLERLERVIECEKRFLILDFLAFSCAIDYSVKMEKFLLELVGKSVKEVRLIAASVNALSLARQLERLEYSNAQIARFNLMGLKTLLNSPLFFDILGGKILERLKKGLHFIEPNRMLVTRPIKFQDMQAQLLCVGKLECDYEGFFQTIKEER